agtttttggtcatcaattcatctatgaaacagtgattgaaaaccagcacagtaaaaaagctgaaacataatatggaaagtgatcaatcaccgagaatttctcagcacacttctggtgcaaaacagtgcaaaggcagagtcttctgttcttcaaacagatgaaaagagaaaacactgtgatgaatacatgaagtctaggttttcatatagaggtgatgagggcttgtattattaattacaaacattttgctaatatgaagtctacagtttatggaaataggctgccaaaggatatgcaagtgaaaaaggttgggaaccactgcaggagatccatgaatcaaatccacctttaaggtgtctggtgtgttaagccagaagctctgcatacaacatacaacccataacacataactgagagtgtgcaattcagttcacagcagagagatgcagctgcatatatttgcaaccctttttactcagaagcagacccactgctttccatgggtgttattcttaagtaatggtgcattgaattgtagcctgggactttgcttcaaatggaaaggaggatcccatcctggtgttgaaaaaaacagatctccgctaaacagaaccaggctgcaacagcatttgcaagagggaaggaggagaataaaaggttaactttggctggaaagttactatagaaacaaatatCTCTGCATTGTTTCTAGGgagggtgcctgcctgctgcttgagaaagaaaggaaactgttcagagttgaaaggctctgccctctgattgacctggagataagtcgaagtgagaattggagcttgattacttggcaaaaattttactactATAGTCCAGTATCTACAGTACTTGATGTGTAAACTGGTTAGGTTTTAATGCTTCTGCTCAGTTTCCAGTCTGATTCTAGATTATGGTCTACAAAGGGTGGGTTTGTCTGTTTGTTCTTTCTTTATTCATTATGTGTCATTGTCTTGTTCCCCAGTGGTTTTTGGCCAACAACTGGTGGAGACCATGGTGTATGAACAGAGATTTGGGCAGCATCTGGTTCCcatactggttgagaaatgtgCGGAGTTCATCAGGAAGCACGGCCTGGATGAAGAGGGCATCTTCCGACTCCCTGGCCAAGACAACCTGGTGAAGAAACTGAGGGATGCCTTTGATGCTGGAGAGAGGCCGTCATTTGACCAGTGAGTGCTGGCATTTCATGAATTTATATGAGCCTGCAGCTTCAGTTCCTGGTGTGCTAAGACTCTCCAAGAATTCTTAGTTCCAGTCACTTGTTGAAACTATTGGAAGAGATTAGATGAACCATTGAGGTTACCTGCTGTATGTGGTCATTGGACCACATACCTAGAATCCTTTTGCTCAGATTCTAGAAGATGCTTGTTAAGGTCATTCCTCTCCATTAACAGAAGCTAAAGCAgttattttcagcatttttcctctcatggcacattATAGTCTTCTCTATGACCttctcctcttgtgatgtcacttctggggagACTCAtccaggttctgtgactctgtttgtAGGACAACTGtctctgccagtggaggaagagggacagacaatttgttaccgCTGAGAGTTgttctagaaacagagctgcggaacctggAAGCGttttccagctattttcaaccactgtgctccaaactcctgtggcacacctgcagaccttttgcggcacaccagttgaaaatcgctgagctaaAGAATTGCGACTGTCTTGTGTTGCATGAAAATGTTTAATCCCATGAGGTTGGTAAACCTTGATCCAAACTAAATGAGAGCCAAATAAACAAAATAGGCTTAAATATAGGAACATCCAACACAAATGGAGAATCTGCCTCTGTTTGGGGCACAAATGGAACCAGATACAAATGAATTCAATTTGTATTGGGTGCCATTTGTTCCAAAATGAATGGGCTGTGGAACAAAAGGGAGGGGAGTTCATTTTCTGGATCCCCCCATCATTATCTCTAAAGCTCTAAGGCAGAAAATTGCCTCCTGGCAGCATCAGTCCCTTGGGATGCAGTGTCAGTGCAGGGCGCTGTTTTAGAACATATACAGCGAACTCTGCTTAATTCTGTCTTGTTTTTAGAATATTGCATGTCACCGTTTCTCAGCACTAATCTAATTATGGGGAAAAAGAGATGTGATTCTTTATGGCGGTTTAGTGCGTTAGACTCATTTTTATAGCCTGTGTTTCCAACCCCCTTCTTATTTTGCAGAGATACAGACGTCCACACTGTAGCTTCTTTGTTTAAACTCTACCTGAGGGAACTTCCTGAGCCAGTCGTACCCTGGGCACAGTACGAGGACTTCCTCTTGTGTGGCCAACTTCTGACAGCTGATGAGATGAAGGTATTCAAGTGCACATCCCTTGTTGCATGCTCTACTGTTACGTGCCTTTTGTGTGTTTACTTGGAGGCAAGTTCTActgtgctcaatggagcttactcctgagtaaatgtttCGGATTGCAGCTTCTattgtagcaattttcaaccactgtgccacccaTTGGTGTGCAgagaatggtccacaggtgcgccacaggagtttgggggtgggtcatttgtTAGGAAGGCCagtgggggctgtgagcctctggCCGGCAGCATAGTGCGTCTTGTCCATTGtcacaaaactgatggtgcgccttgacaatttgagctccttatcagtgtgccatcagatgaaaaaggctgaaaattgctgctcttttgccttacagtgcaagccaaagcttgcctacttagaagtcagtTCTATGAAATCCAATGGGACtttgggtgcaaccctaacccggGAGCCACGTCGGTGCATTCAGATGTGCCGAGGCGCGGAAGCAAGCTGAAGCCTCCGCGGCAGCTCCTGCGccactgcttgtgtcagtgcgCTTGCGCCAGCACAAGTGGCGAAGGcaggtgtgggggggcggggagggggcaggagggggcgtttctgggcgggggtgggagggcaatggcagggagccgggggcggggctgggacccagcagttatgccggatcccaatccccatccccagagagaatggagcagcttccagctgctcctctctcctctgatttgtgccacctccagaggtggcgcaggtccgaggagacccaatggggtgtgcagcccttacccaggggtaaggggaagagcttccccttgcccctggctgagccgctgcagccaacaaacctgcgctggatgcagcgcaagcctcctggcttgcctactccagtacaggtttggattgcgccctaagagtctGATTTTCACATACTTGAAAATCTGCTGCTCTTTGTCTAACACTGATGACTGGGTAGTAAAACTCCTAGAATTGGCAGCTCAGGAACAAGTGGGCATCTGTACAACAAAGTACTGTGCAGGACAACAACTTTCACCCACAGTGTTTGTAATTGGCAAACACTGTAGTAATTGGCAGCTTGGCAATGTTAATCAGGACCCCAGGCTCAGTGCTAGGATGCCCTTCTCCTCCAAGCTCTGCACCTCAGTATGATTTGTCTGGCCTCCATTTGTGTTGCATGCTGGCAGTACATCATTTGAAATCAGAACCATTGAACCAGGGGCAGCTGTGGTTCAGAAATGCTGATGTTTTAGGCTAGGAAGAAATGCTTGTGACCACTAAAGACCACCTTTCTATATTCTTAGGGTTATCAAGTGTTGATGAGGCAGTTGGCCATCCTGCCCCGAGACAATTATAACCTTCTCAGTTACATCTGCCGGTAGGTCTTTCTTCACCGATGCATTTGTAGCTCTGGAAGAATTGAAAAGCTACAGTGGAAAAAACCAGCTCCCCTGCATATAACTAATGTTAGGACTCTGAAGCTGTGTGTGTGGCAGTATCAGCCGGGGGCACTCTCTGTGCACCAAGGTTGTGCCCAAGAACAGAGGTGTCACTGGGGTTTATGTCAGccgtgcaagagctcattgcgtcacccccatgatggaccattCCAAGACCATACAGAGCAAATTTTAATATCACACACACAGcctcagtgcagtggcatcactggggttggtgtcaccccaattaactatttatttattttaatatgttgcagtgcaggtcacccaacaatcAGTAGCTAACGTGATGACACACAACTGTTCTaatattaactctgatacatggaaatgagagctgattcatactaacacctgattgagtctctgctgtgtcataacacctcattagtTCTTGAagcagtcagtctcattggtcagtttggaaTCAtgaaaatccaccttttgttacttaaggcagttgtgatttcgttttctggttatttggctaccttcttatagaatacagatatttcaacgtggtttgttccattgcattctgcattaaattacacattgaatgatatatgatggtattattcaaaaataccaaggtctTCACAATTTTTCCCAGTAGTGATGTCAACTTCTACCTGAGGGCGTCACCCAGTGAggtccacaccccctagtgacactgcTACCCAAGAAGATGCTCCATAATCATCTGCAACAGCCCTGGAGTTCAATGGCACATACTCAACAGAGGTTAACATTGAAACCCTCTTGGTGGAGCCTGGATCAGAGCTTTTCACAGTGGAGTGAACGCACAGTGACCAGACCATTGtatcccagtcaaatgcatcccaatcattggcatccctggacatttgtgccttttttcccccaacctgggcatttgtgtcccaatatatgtatatttatatatattatactTTTTTATTCTTAAAATGCAAAGGTGGGGTTAaggctgggataagaggtttGGGAtgtataacatggggtttgttgcccaattgcagtttgtttgttgcccagttatactgggatgcaaatgactgggaggcaaaaaaaaaaaaaaaaaaaaggacgtgaatgtccagggatggcATTTGAATAGGACACAGTTGTTCAAGGTCGCAAATACCCTAGTATTGTGAACATGCACAAAGCTGGGATTCCAGACCATGGAGGAACTGAGCAGATTGTGCAGAGAAAATAAACTGTTGGACACAAAATACAGATGCACCATAGAAATCCAagaaaaaagttttgaaaaattaACAAGAATGAATTTCAAGCCACACGCTCGCAGAATATAAAGTCTTCAACCAAAGGTCAAATCCATGCTGAGAAACATGGAGAGCTTTTCTTTTGTTTGCGTGATGCTCCTgaacctccccactccccacacacacccagggCTGAAACATCTGCACAAGGCAATAGTAGAACTTTCTAGCTGAGCTGTTGCTGCTGATTTTTCACTTTTCTGTTTCTTGGGTCCTGGCAGGTTCCTGTACGAAGTTCAGCAGAACTCCAGCACCAACAAGATGAATGTGGAGAATCTGGCCACAGTATTTGGTGTGAACCTCATCAGACCAAAGATGCAGGACCCGGCAACTATTATGAAAGGTGTTAAAGGGGTATTCCTGTGGAGTCTTCAcaagggatgtgccagagccacttccTCAAGTCTTGCGTCAAGTTCTGACTCTCTGccccccttgacttgagttgcaaacGAGTCATAAAGGGGGCCATTGTGATCCAGAGGCATTTTAGAGTCAGTTTGACTCGAGTTAGAGTCTTTTCAAAAGGCGAGTCAAGCCGTGGGGCAGCTGTGGCTCCACAGAAAGCACAGAGGTgctggtggagtgtgtgtgtgtgtgttggatttcTCATTGACACTGCCCTGGTTGCCCTTCCTCTGGTTCTCCCCCTAGCCTCATGTAGCCTCCCTTCTTAACTCCCCCCTCGCCTCTTGGAGCCAATGCACCCTCCTCTCACCAAGTCTGAGGCTCGCGCAGCTTCGAGATTGCACACAAGGTCTTTCTGGTCACTTtggaagtgcccccccccccaaaaaaaaaggttaGCAAGCACACAGAGAGACACAGCGGACTAGTGGGCCAAAAGACTTGAGTTAAGAGATCCGAGTCCATGAGTCAAAACTTGTTTTTGAGAAAAGTCATGAGTCAGTTCCGGGTTCAAAAGACACATGTAGAGTCTGTACAAATCATACAAAACATGTATTTTTGTGACTGAGTCTCAGCCCATCCCTGGTTTTCACTATATGTTTCTGTTTAAACAGGTGCAACATTTATAGAAAAAAGGGGCATTCCACTTTGCAAAATTATTCAACTTAATTTACTTTACAACCATTTTGTGATGCAAATATTTTGAAAGTAtaattttttaattgtgtttagtTATAAATCATCCTGGTTTGAGCTTGAAGTTCAAGACTGGGTAACACTATTAAAAACAGCTGCCCCAAGACAGTGGGCTGAATCTAGAGAAGCATAAACAGGATTGTGTTTGCACAGTGGGGcttttctgcccccttcctccctccaagccCTCCATACTCCCTGAAAATCAATTGCTGGAGCCAAAATGTGCAGGAtggagaactgggaggggggcagcagaaaAGGGAAATGGGTGGAATATGGACAGAGCACTTTGTGTAAGCAGAAATGCCCTCATGCAAGACACCTTTCAACCCAACGCCTGAAGCTTTTTTTCAGTGCCCGCTTCCCAAAGGTTCTGCTCTTTCACCTTCTGGTTTTCCTCTTTGGTTTTTCCCAGCCAAATGGATTGCTCCCTTCTCTTGGAAGCTTCAGCTGCAGTTTGATCAATTGTTAAAGAAACTTTAGGGAGATGACCAGTTTGAACTAATTTCTTTAAGGTGTTTTTGACCCAGCTTTTTGCAGACTAGCCCCAAGGGGGCAGTGCTCCacagaagagcatctctcttcagtccctggcatctccatgtaggaCTAGGAAGGGCCCTTTTCTGTCTGAGCAACAGATTAAAAAGCAGGAGATCAAACCAGCAGCAATGACAagaataaaacagataaaagataAATAGTCGAGACTCCAGAGACGTTATAGACACATGCAGAAAAGATGAATTTCACTTGGTACCTAAAAGGCAACAACAGGAGCACAGGGCTTTGAACCAACCACTGAAAACGGAAGCACCCAGAGAAAGGCCTCTGAAGAGGTGGCAGTGGGTGGGCAGGTTTGTGTAGGAGAAGGCAGACCTTGAGAGGTAATCTAGACGTACATTCACGCTTGCACTGCTTTCTCAGTCTGCCTCACACAATAGTCTGCCTCACTCTGCAGAGGGAATCTGCTCTCCCTCATGGAGGGTTTCCAGCAGAGGGAGgacagccacctgtcagggacGCTGTAGTAGTTCTGTGTACTGAGCAgtgggttggactggatgaccatCAAGGTCCATTTCCGCTCTAGCATCCTCCAATTCTGTTTAGCCTTAAGGTTGCAAAGATGCGAGGGCGGGTTTGCTCTGGGTATATTTTTGTAGTGGCCCTTCTCTCACCAGGAGGAATTGTTGAAAATTGTTCCTAGGCCTTGCCAAAACCTGGAATTTCACACTGAGCAATGAATCCAAGAGTGCTTAGCTGAGTGTCCAACGTTCAGTGGTCTCCTTATTTCTAAGAGTAGGTCACAGGACCTGCCCCTGCCAGCTGTCAGTACTGTTGCCATCCAGTTCCTCTCTTCTTGCCCTTCTGCCTGCCATCGTGTCAAATGTTCATAACTTGACCTTTCAATGCTCCATCCTTTCCAGGTACTCACCAGATCCAGAAAGTGATGACTGTTATGATCAGTGACCACACGAGACTCTTCCCTGCATCCAAGGACATGGTGCCTTCTCCCCCTATCCAGAAGAATGATTCTAAGGCCCCAGTGCCACGTAACTCAGTAGGCTGGGATGCAGCGCTGGCATCATCACCGTCCAGGGGAGAGAGTAGAAGTTCCTGGCAAACTGTGAGTTGTGTTGTGAATCTCTTGTCCAGATGGCTGAAGGCACCCAAGACTTGGTGTGTGTTTTAGGCACTCCTGAATTTATGCAGGTGTCAAGAATAAGCACCTCTCTCCTGGCCAAAtgcattccccaccccccaaggaTAGTTCTCTGTGTATACTGGGGCTGGGTATACTGTGTATACTGAGACTCCCTGTCTCTGGCATTGTTCATGAATGGGGCAAACTGAGAACCACAAGCATGTCTGAAGTCATTACATCTAACTTGGCCCTTATTCTCACTGGGTGAAATTGCTGTAATAAAATCTTTGCCTTTGTTTTCAGAAGGATGATCTAGAAGCTTCCAGTTCTGGATTGGCTGGTAGGTCAGACTTGTCAGCAGAAGATAATGGCGAATTGCCATCCAAAAATACGTTGGGGACGTGGGCCTCACAGTCCAGAAAAAGAACTCAGACTCTTCCAAACAGAAAATGTTTCCTGAGCACTTCTTTCAACAAAGTGAAAGAGATTGCGGatgaaagtgacattttcagtGGTGACTTTTGGTCATCTTCTCCTGTGAGTCAGCCGGAGTTTGTTCCTTCAACAGGTGGCCACAGGAGGTCACTATCGCAGGGACTTACCAAGTGGCTCAACTTTCCACAGACTTCAAACTCGAACAGCATCCGTAGTTCCCCAGTGGAAATTAGAGAAGACACGCACGAGAGGACTTTGAGCACCATTAGTGATATTTTGGAGAAGAGCTCACCTCCTCCAGAAAGTCCCAGCCccacagctgcgatgcagcccctGATTTCTGCAGGTGAAGCTGCTTCTTTGCAGGAGCCTGAGGAGCTTAGGAAGATTATTGCAGAGctgaagaaggagatggagttGCAGAAAAAGGACTATGAAGAGCAAATTAAGAGGTATACAGTGAATCATTTTTTCCCTCCCCTGTAGTTTGACACCTGTTGTTCGGTTTAAGTAGTATAAAAGTTATGGTCTGTATTATATTTCTGTGGCATTGATTGTAGTGTTGTTAGCACTTAGCTTTAAGTGCCTCGGGGCCGAAGGATGAGAAATACCTCTTTTCAAAACTAGATAGTATTTTTCTTCAACTGTGAAGGACCGGAAGAGTCTAGCTCACCGGTGGAGTGCATTATTTGCATATAGAAGCTTCTTGGTTCAGTGCCTGGCACTTctagttagagcaggggtctccaaaccctggcccaggggccagatgcggcctgcagcaagacTCTATCTGCcccgcagccaggctcttgtcccctgaaagcctctggcccactcaagtGAACACGACCAGACCTGTGCACTGCTTGtgtctggaggctgttctgagggccagagaggttgaatgaatgagcccattcatcatttattcactcatctaagttccatctcttatttatttaaattttatatttaaatttttttttccggccctcaacatcatgccagatatttgatgcggccctctggacaaaaagtttgaagacccccgAGTTAGAAGAATCTCGAGTAGCAAGGCTGAGGAAGGTCCTGGAGAACTGCTCCTAGGCAAAGAAGCAGGTCCTGCCCATCCGTGAGGCCAGCTGAGATGGCTACCTGaggtagcagattggtgaaggtgcccacctccatccatcCAATTGGCCTCCACTGCTTCATCTTcctcagcactcccctcctctccacatttctttttccacTCCATCCTCCTCTTTCATTTACAATCCAGGATGTGGGatgagcagaagctggcacattgcCAGGTAAGGGGGAGTCTGCTTTTGACACACCATCTCAGCTGCCAGGAACCTTGACCCAGCTCTGCAGAGTAGACAGGCTGGTGATTCAGTTTGGAGTGCTAGGCGAAAGTCAGGCTCAaaatgtcccagggagctggCTGTGGGTCCAAGTGGGACATAAGGCCAGAGCACAGGCTCCAGAGAAGCAAGCTAGCATCAGAGGGGCTGGAGTCAGGTGTTTAGTCCAGCTCAGGCAGGGCTCAAGCTTCAAGGCATCGATCAGGAAAGGGagctaaacataagaacatctgaagagtcctgctggatcgaGCAAAGTCCTGGATCaagcatctagtccaggttcctgtatttcagtggcccaccagatgcctctgggagcacacaagacagtgaggtccctgcatcctgttgccgctcctttgcatctggcattctgaggtaacctccttctaaaaccaggaggttgcacatacccatcacagcttgtaacctgtgatgatggacttttcctccataaatctgtccaatcttcttttaaaggcatctaggctttcaggtgccatcaccacatcctgtggcaaggagttccacagattaatcacacactgggtaaagaaatattttttttgtctgttctcattCTCCCACCGCTCAATTGAAATCCCCTGGCTCAGTAGCAGAACAGCcactttgcatgctggaggtccctg
The sequence above is a segment of the Tiliqua scincoides isolate rTilSci1 chromosome 11, rTilSci1.hap2, whole genome shotgun sequence genome. Coding sequences within it:
- the ARHGAP25 gene encoding rho GTPase-activating protein 25; its protein translation is MSLKLPRGWDFGLKMDMSKIVRSQSMMTVDPKGSCNASQAPDPLERPLKTGWLKKQRSIVKNWQQRYFVLKGQHLYYYKVEEDLKPQGSVRLLGSTIHEVAATSDEVGRFIFEIIPGVSAEQNRAGQDSYVLMANSQSEMEEWVKSLRRVVGSPLGVVFGQQLVETMVYEQRFGQHLVPILVEKCAEFIRKHGLDEEGIFRLPGQDNLVKKLRDAFDAGERPSFDQDTDVHTVASLFKLYLRELPEPVVPWAQYEDFLLCGQLLTADEMKGYQVLMRQLAILPRDNYNLLSYICRFLYEVQQNSSTNKMNVENLATVFGVNLIRPKMQDPATIMKGTHQIQKVMTVMISDHTRLFPASKDMVPSPPIQKNDSKAPVPRNSVGWDAALASSPSRGESRSSWQTKDDLEASSSGLAGRSDLSAEDNGELPSKNTLGTWASQSRKRTQTLPNRKCFLSTSFNKVKEIADESDIFSGDFWSSSPVSQPEFVPSTGGHRRSLSQGLTKWLNFPQTSNSNSIRSSPVEIREDTHERTLSTISDILEKSSPPPESPSPTAAMQPLISAGEAASLQEPEELRKIIAELKKEMELQKKDYEEQIKSLEKENYDVWAKVVRLNKEIEREKNKFVELECRLQDVERSREDVEKKNKLLEDSIKSMSQAATKGD